The Aeromonas jandaei genomic interval TATCACATCGATCCTATGTGTAAAATGAATGATATTATAGAATTGACATCGCATGTTAAACAAACCAATAAAGAGTCCAACATGAATATACTACCGACGCCCCCTACAGATAGCCTGTATAAATTTTCAGCCATTTCAGGAATGCTAATAATAATATTTAGTTTAGCTTGCTATGTTTATCTTACATTTCAGATATCTAACATGCAAAAAACGACAACTTTAATGGGCCAGGCACGACTTGCAGATAAGTCCATCAAAGAAATAGATTGCAGAATTAACGCTATAAAAGCAGGAAAGGTAGATGAGTGCCGATACAAAGAAATCAAAAAGGAAAATTTACAAGATGAGTTAGAGTTGTTGGAGATCATTAAGAAAAATGAGATTTCCACAATTCAGGAATATGATAAATTCAAAACATTATCACAACCACTAAGAGATAACATTGATTGGGTTTTTAATGGCGTAATATATTACATATTTATGTTTATAGAGTCTTTATCATGCGCCTTATTAGTTTTTGGGTTTTCCGGTTGGTATACAAACATTCAAAAGCCAACTAATGAGCTCACTTTGCTAGATTTAAAAATAAAACGTCTAGAACTAATTAAAATAGAGCATGAAGTTAAAAAAATCAGTAAACACTATCGATTTTCAGCAACCAGAAATTAATTCTTAAAAAAACATAAATATAACACTAAAGGACAATGCAACATTAAGCAACACCTTTAATTTAATGCTGGATTTATTCAGGCCATGAATTATATAGAATGTATCATTCCTGACATATCTAATTTTTCGATGGGAAAGTTAAAATAAGAAGGGCGCTTTCGCGCCCTTCTATATTAATTACCCTTCCTGATTTTCCCCGGTTGCCGGTTCGGCACCGGCGGCGGGTTCAATCTCGATGCGATCGACCCGCTGTAAACCGCGGGGCAGCTTGGCGCCACGGCGGCCGCGCTCGCCACGGTAGTAGTCGAGATCGGACGGTTTGAGGGTCAGCTTGCGCTTGCCGGCAAACAGGGTGACCGACTGGCCCTGCGGGATGACGGCGGCCATCACCACAAACTCCTCCCGCGCCTTGACGCGAGCAGAGGGGATGCTGATGAGCTTGTTGCCCTTGCCCTTGCCGAGCACCGGCAGGGTATTCATCGGGAACAGCAGCATGCGCCCCTCGTTGGAGATGGCCATGCAGAGATCGGTCTCTGGCGAGCCAATCTTCTGGGGTGCCATCACCAGACCCCCTTCCGGCACGGTGAGCAGCGCCTTGCCGTTCTTGTTCTTGCCGATGAGGTCGTCATAGGTACAGACAAAACCGTAACCGGCATCGCTCGCGATCAGATACGGCTCGCCTTCGTTGCCCATCACCAGATGACGCACCTCTTCACCGGCACCCAGCGCAAAGCGGCCGGTGAGCGGTTCGCCCTGACTGCGGGCGGAGGGCAGGGTGTGCGCCTCCAGCGAGTAGGTACGGCCAAAGCTCGACAGGAACACCGCCTGCTGGTTGCTGCGGCCAAAGGCGTGGGTGAGGTAGTTGTCCCCCGCCTTGTAGGAGAGCCCCTCGACATCCACGTCGTGGCCCTTGGCGGCACGCACCCACCCCTTGTCGGAGAGGATGACGGTGACCGGTTCGCTCGGCACCAGCTCTTTCTCGGTCAGCGCCACGGCGGTGGCACGCTCCACCAGCGGGGTGCGGCGATCGTCGCCGTACTTCTCGGCATCGGCCAGCAGCTCTTTCTTGAGCAGGGTGTTGAGACGGCGCTCGGAGCCCAGAATGAGCTCCAGCTTGTCGCGCTCTTCGGCCAGTTCGTTCTGTTCGGCGCGCAGCTTGAACTCTTCGAGCTTGGCCAGATGGCGCAGTTTCAGCTCGAGGATCGCTTCGGCCTGGGTCTCGGTAATGTTGAAGCGCTCCACCATCACCTTGCCCGGCTCATCCTCGGTGCGGATGATCTCGATCACCTCGTCGATGTTGAGGTAGGCGATCAGCAAGCCTTCGAGGATGTGCAGGCGAGCCAGCACCTTGTCGAGGCGGAACTGCAGACGGCGACGCACCGTCTCACGGCGGAACTGGATCCACTCGCTGAGGATGGTCTTGAGGCACTTCACCTGCGGCCGGTTGTCGAGGCCGAGGATGTTGAGGTTGACCCGGTAGTTCTTCTCCAGATCCGTGGTGGCGAACAGGTGGGCCATCAGCCCCTCTACATCCACCCGGTTGGAGCGCGGCACGATCACCAGACGGGTCGGGTTCTCGTGGTCCGATTCATCGCGCAGATCGGTGACCATCGGCAGCTTTTTCGCCACCATCTGGGCGGCGATCTGCTCCATGATCTTGGCGCCGGAGGCCTGATGGGGCAGCGCCGTGATGACGATGTCGCCATCCTCCTCACTCCAGACCGCCCGCTGCTTGATGGAGCCCTTGCCGGTCTCGTAGATTTTGCGGATATCGTCGCGCGGAGTGATGATCTCGGCATTGGTCGGGTAGTCCGGCCCCTGAATGTGCTGCATCAACACATCCAGCCCCGCATTGGGGTTGTCGAGCAGCTCGGCACAGGCGTAGGCCACTTCCCGCGCGTTGTGGGGCGGGATGTCGGTCGCCATGCCCACCGCGATACCGGTCACCCCGTTGAGCAGGATGTGCGGCAGACGGGCGGGCAGCACCACCGGCTCCTTCATGGTGCCGTCGAAGTTCGGCGTCCACTCCACCGTGCCCTGGCCAAGTTCCGAGAGCAGCAGTTCGGAGAAGCGCGACAGCCGCGCCTCGGTATAACGCATGGCGGCGAAGGATTTGGGATCGTCCGGCGCCCCCCAGTTGCCCTGACCATCCACCAGCGGGTAGCGGTAGGAGAAGGGCTGGGCCATCAGCACCATGGCTTCATAACAGGCGCTGTCGCCGTGGGGGTGGTACTTACCCAGCACGTCACCCACGGTACGGGCAGACTTCTTGTGCTTGGAGAGCGCCGACAGACCCAGCTCGCTCATGGCGTAGATGATGCGCCGCTGCACCGGTTTGAGGCCGTCGCCGATATGCGGCAAGGCCCGATCCATGATGACGTACATGGAGTAGTTCAAGTAAGCCTGTTCGGTAAAGGTGCGCATTGGCTGGCGCTCTACCCCGTCCAGACTGAGCTCGATAGCATCACTCATGTGATTTTCTCTTTCGGTTCGGGAGCCGCCACAGGGCGACTCCGGCTAAATGCTTGCTGGCCCTGTGCGGGCCAGCCGACGGCTTAGATGATGGCGAGGTTGCCCTTCTCTTCGAGCCACTCGCGGCGATCGCTCGCCCGCTTCTTGGCCAGCAGCATGTCCATCAGCTGCAGGGTCTCGTCAGCTGCATCCCCTTCACTCTCCCCTGCCGGATCCATGGTGAGCTGCACCAGACGGCGGGTGTTGGGATCCATGGTGGTTTCCCGCAGCTGTTTCGGGTTCATTTCGCCCAAGCCCTTGAATCGGGTCACCATCACCTTGCCCTTCTTCTTCTCGGCTTCGACCCGCTGCAGCACCCCGTTCTTCTCGTCCTCGTCGAGGGCGTAGTAGACCTCTTTACCGATATCGATCCGGTAAAGCGGCGGCATGGCGACATAGACGTGGCCCTTCTCCACCAGCGCACGGAAGTGTTTTACGAACAGGGCGCAGAGCAGAGTAGCGATGTGCAGACCGTCCGAGTCCGCATCCGCGAGGATGCACACCTTGCCGTAGCGCAGGCCACTGAGGTCGTTGGAGTCGGGGTCAAGACCGATGGCGACCGAGATGTCGTGCACTTCTTGCGAGGCGAGCACCTGACCGGCCTCCACCTCCCAGGTGTTCAGGATCTTGCCGCGCAGCGGCATGATGGCCTGAAACTCGCGATCCCGCGCCTGCTTGGCACTGCCACCCGCGGAGTCACCCTCCACCAGGAACAGCTCGCCCTGCATGGGGTCGGCGCAGCCACAGTCGGTCAGCTTGCCGGGCAGCGCCGGGCCTTGGGTAATCTTCTTGCGCACCACCGTCTTGGCGGCACGCATCCGGCGCTGGGCGCTGGAGATGCAGAGCTCGGCGATCTGCTCCGCCAGCTCGGTGTTGCTATTCAGATAGAGGCTGAAGGCATCCTTCACCACGCCGGAGACAAACGCCGAGCTCTGGCGGGAGGAGAGGCGTTCCTTGGTCTGACCGGCGAACTGCGGATCCTGCATCTTGATGGAGAGGATGTAGGCGCAGCGATCCCAGATATCTTCCGGAGTCAGCTTGACCCCGCGCGGTAGCAGGTTGCGGAACTCGCAGAACTCGCGCATGGCGTCGAGCAGCCCCTGACGCAGACCGTTGACGTGGGTGCCGCCCTGCGCGGTGGGAATGAGGTTCACATAGGATTCGGCGAGGCATTCGCCCCCTTCCGGCAACCAGCAGAGTGCCCAGTCCACCGCCGACTGTTCGGAGCTGAACGAGCCGATAAAGGGCTGCTCCGGCAGGCAGGTGAACTGCTTGACCGCATCGACCAGATAATCCTTGAGGCCATCTTCGTAGCACCACTCCAGCTTGATGCCAGTGTTCTTGTCGAGGAACTTGATGGTGAGGCCAGGGCAGAGTACGGCCTTGGCTTTGAGCAGGTGTTCCAGCTTGGTGACCGAGAATTTGGGCGAATCGAAGTAGCTCGCCTGCGGCCAGAAGCGCACCCGGGTGCCGGTGTTGCGACGGCCGCAGGTGCCGGTGATGGTCAGCTCCTGCACCTTCTCGCCACGCTCGAAGGCGATGTCGTAGACCTGACCGTCGCGACGCACCGTCACCTCGACCCGATCGGAGAGGGCGTTCACCACCGAAATACCCACCCCGTGCAGACCGCCGGAGAACTGGTAGTTCTTGTTGGAGAACTTGCCGCCAGCGTGCAGCTTGCAGAGGATCAACTCCACCCCGCTGACACCCTCTTCCGGGTGGATATCGACCGGCATGCCGCGGCCGTCGTCGATCACTTCGAGGGACTGGTCTTCATGCAGGATCACCTCCAGATTGCGGGCGTGACCTGCCAGCGCTTCATCGACGCTGTTGTCGATGACCTCCTGGCCGAGGTGGTTGGGCCGGGTGGTGTCGGTATACATGCCGGGGCGGCGACGCACCGGTTCAAGGCCATTGAGGCCAACTCAATGGCATCCGCATTGTATTGAGTAGACATGGAGGGCCTTGCGAATTGACGTTTGGGGAGAATCTTACTCGTTGGGAGGGTATTGGACAAACTTGGCTGCGGGAAAGGGTGATCCGGAGGGGATTGTGCCCCTCCCAAGGCGGTTTCAGCTCCCTTCGGCGGGGCCCGGCAGCGCCTGTTGCAGCTGGGAGAGGGAGCTTTGCAGCCGCCACACCATGCCTGCCAGCTCTCGCGCCGTGCCATCGCCATGGTTGGCCAGCCCCTGACTGATCCGCTGCAGCTCGGCCAGCGTGCGGTCGAGGGAGGCGTGCTGCACCCCCTGCTCGGTGAGGATCCCCTTCAGGCTGCGGATACAGTTGTCGCGCACCAGATAGAGGGGGTGCTCGTCACCGCGCCACTGGCGCAGCTGCCAGACGATATGGCTGCAGTTGAGCAGCACCACGCCCCAGCGCAGCACCCAGAGGCGGGCAGTCTGATCCTGACTCTGACCGAGCTGGCTGATGCAGTGGTAGATGAGCGACTCGAACTGGCTCTCGCTCTGGCGCGGGGCCGGCTCCAGCTGATCCATGAAGTGGCGGCGCAGGGAGCGGATAATCCGGCGG includes:
- the parC gene encoding DNA topoisomerase IV subunit A, with amino-acid sequence MSDAIELSLDGVERQPMRTFTEQAYLNYSMYVIMDRALPHIGDGLKPVQRRIIYAMSELGLSALSKHKKSARTVGDVLGKYHPHGDSACYEAMVLMAQPFSYRYPLVDGQGNWGAPDDPKSFAAMRYTEARLSRFSELLLSELGQGTVEWTPNFDGTMKEPVVLPARLPHILLNGVTGIAVGMATDIPPHNAREVAYACAELLDNPNAGLDVLMQHIQGPDYPTNAEIITPRDDIRKIYETGKGSIKQRAVWSEEDGDIVITALPHQASGAKIMEQIAAQMVAKKLPMVTDLRDESDHENPTRLVIVPRSNRVDVEGLMAHLFATTDLEKNYRVNLNILGLDNRPQVKCLKTILSEWIQFRRETVRRRLQFRLDKVLARLHILEGLLIAYLNIDEVIEIIRTEDEPGKVMVERFNITETQAEAILELKLRHLAKLEEFKLRAEQNELAEERDKLELILGSERRLNTLLKKELLADAEKYGDDRRTPLVERATAVALTEKELVPSEPVTVILSDKGWVRAAKGHDVDVEGLSYKAGDNYLTHAFGRSNQQAVFLSSFGRTYSLEAHTLPSARSQGEPLTGRFALGAGEEVRHLVMGNEGEPYLIASDAGYGFVCTYDDLIGKNKNGKALLTVPEGGLVMAPQKIGSPETDLCMAISNEGRMLLFPMNTLPVLGKGKGNKLISIPSARVKAREEFVVMAAVIPQGQSVTLFAGKRKLTLKPSDLDYYRGERGRRGAKLPRGLQRVDRIEIEPAAGAEPATGENQEG